A window of Sphingobium herbicidovorans contains these coding sequences:
- the rnd gene encoding ribonuclease D: MQIHPLITDSKTLASFCARIAKSPYIAVDTEFMRENSYWPDLCLVQVADDNEAAAIDPKAPGLDLSPLLDLMVDNEDVLKVFHAGGQDLEIIYNLTGKTPHPLFDTQIAAMALGLGEQIGYGNLVDAWLGVQLDKGARFTDWARRPLDKRQIDYAIGDVTYLIQIFPKMLEELKRTGRGDWLDQEMERISDAENYVNEPTEAWKRVRIASRKADVLGRLKALAAWREIEAQDKNLPRGRIVKDETLADIASHPPRAQEDLGKVRGLSATWKTNDIGARLMQALASHQPLGKDEMPERDPKRPGLGKDGALVADLLKLLLKIRSRDINVAARLIARSDDIDALAAGVRDDLSILEGWRYEQFGRDAVDLVEGRLAFAVKGGRLKMTRTE; encoded by the coding sequence ATGCAAATCCATCCGCTGATTACCGACAGCAAGACTCTCGCTTCATTTTGCGCCCGGATCGCCAAATCGCCCTATATCGCGGTCGATACCGAGTTCATGCGTGAAAACAGCTATTGGCCCGACCTATGCCTCGTGCAGGTCGCGGACGACAATGAAGCCGCCGCCATCGATCCAAAGGCTCCGGGTCTTGACCTTTCGCCCCTGCTCGACCTGATGGTGGACAATGAGGATGTGCTGAAGGTCTTTCATGCCGGCGGACAGGATCTGGAGATCATCTACAATCTGACAGGGAAAACGCCCCATCCGCTGTTCGACACCCAGATTGCGGCCATGGCGCTCGGCCTTGGCGAACAGATCGGATATGGCAATCTGGTCGATGCCTGGCTGGGGGTCCAGCTGGACAAGGGCGCGCGCTTCACCGACTGGGCGCGCCGCCCGCTCGACAAGCGTCAGATCGACTATGCAATCGGCGACGTCACCTACCTCATTCAGATCTTCCCGAAAATGCTGGAGGAATTGAAGCGCACCGGTCGGGGCGACTGGCTGGACCAGGAAATGGAACGGATCAGCGACGCGGAAAACTACGTGAATGAACCGACAGAGGCCTGGAAGCGCGTCCGCATCGCCAGCCGCAAAGCGGATGTGCTTGGCCGTTTGAAGGCGCTGGCCGCATGGCGCGAGATCGAAGCGCAGGACAAAAATCTGCCGCGCGGCCGCATCGTCAAGGATGAGACGCTGGCCGATATCGCCAGCCACCCACCGCGGGCTCAGGAAGATCTGGGCAAGGTGCGCGGCCTGTCCGCCACCTGGAAGACGAACGATATCGGCGCGCGGTTGATGCAGGCTCTGGCCAGCCATCAACCGCTGGGCAAGGATGAAATGCCCGAGCGTGACCCCAAGCGGCCGGGCCTTGGCAAGGATGGCGCGCTGGTCGCCGACCTGCTCAAGCTGCTGCTGAAAATCCGGTCGCGCGATATCAATGTGGCCGCGCGACTGATTGCCCGGTCGGACGATATCGACGCGCTGGCCGCAGGCGTTCGTGACGACCTCTCGATTCTCGAAGGCTGGCGTTATGAACAATTTGGGCGCGACGCAGTTGATCTGGTGGAAGGCCGCCTTGCCTTCGCGGTCAAGGGCGGCCGCCTCAAGATGACACGCACCGAATAG
- a CDS encoding I78 family peptidase inhibitor gives MRMAAFIPLTILAACAGAEYPGPATPSAVEGACRNDGLDQFLGQTASASVGAQLLAASGARTLRWGAPGMAMTMDFRADRLTVSYDEKMVITSARCG, from the coding sequence ATGCGGATGGCGGCGTTTATTCCTCTAACGATACTGGCGGCTTGCGCAGGCGCCGAATATCCGGGCCCTGCCACCCCTTCAGCTGTCGAAGGCGCTTGCCGGAATGACGGGCTTGACCAGTTCCTGGGCCAGACCGCCAGCGCTTCGGTAGGCGCGCAACTCCTTGCTGCCTCGGGCGCGCGCACTTTGCGCTGGGGCGCGCCCGGCATGGCCATGACGATGGACTTTCGGGCTGACCGGCTGACCGTCAGCTATGATGAAAAGATGGTGATCACCTCTGCACGATGCGGTTGA
- a CDS encoding PH domain-containing protein translates to MGTGWLYDEHPAMFRAHPFLFILLLISVLGILVIAIWWIMAKGERLALSDREVLMERGILSKQRTEIALSSIRSVRITQSLGQRLFDVGNIELFSAGDVAEIAIKSMPRPGRIRDIAASRNMDLLPQR, encoded by the coding sequence ATGGGCACGGGCTGGCTATATGACGAACATCCCGCGATGTTCCGGGCGCATCCTTTCCTGTTCATCCTGCTGCTGATTTCGGTGCTCGGCATCCTTGTCATCGCGATCTGGTGGATCATGGCGAAAGGCGAGCGGCTGGCTCTGTCCGATCGCGAAGTCCTGATGGAACGGGGCATTCTGTCCAAGCAGCGGACGGAGATCGCCCTGTCCAGCATTCGCAGCGTGCGGATCACCCAAAGCCTGGGCCAGCGCCTGTTCGATGTCGGCAATATCGAACTGTTCAGCGCAGGCGATGTCGCGGAAATCGCGATCAAGTCCATGCCTCGCCCTGGACGCATCCGTGATATAGCCGCATCGCGCAACATGGACCTGCTGCCACAGCGCTGA
- the lepA gene encoding translation elongation factor 4 produces the protein MTDLSHIRNFSIIAHIDHGKSTLADRLIQRTGGLTDREMSAQVLDNMDIEKERGITIKAQTVRLDYVAKNGETYELNLMDTPGHVDFAYEVSRSLAACEGALLVVDAAQGVEAQTLANVYQSIEHDHEIVPVLNKIDLPAAEPEKVRAEIEEVIGLDASQAVLASAKSGIGIDEVLEAIVARIPAPKGDRDAPLEAMLVDSWYDPYLGVVILVRVMNGVIKKGQNIKFMIGGTEHLIDRVGCMRPKIEALPELGPGEIGFITAQIKDISQTRVGDTITTVKNPAAKPLPGFKEVQPVVFCGLFPVDANDFEKLRDSISKLRLNDASFSFEMETSAALGFGFRCGFLGLLHLEIIQERLTREYDLDLITTAPSVVYEMHMKDGTVRHLHNPADMPDPNHIEMIEEPWIEAVIYCPDEYLGSILKLCQDRRGIQKNLTYVGGRAQVTYELPLNEVVFDFYDRLKSISRGYASFDYHQIGTRDGDLVKMSILVNNEPVDALSMIVHRSAAEARGRHMCERLKDLIPRHLFKIPIQAAIGGKVIARETIAAMRKDVTAKCYGGDITRKKKLLEKQKEGKKRMREYGSVQIPQEAFIAALRMGDES, from the coding sequence ATGACCGACCTTTCCCACATTCGCAATTTCTCGATCATCGCCCATATCGACCATGGCAAGTCGACATTGGCCGACCGGCTGATCCAGCGCACCGGCGGCCTTACGGATCGCGAGATGTCGGCGCAGGTGCTCGACAATATGGACATCGAGAAGGAGCGCGGCATCACCATCAAGGCGCAGACCGTGCGCCTCGATTATGTGGCGAAGAATGGTGAAACCTACGAGCTGAACCTCATGGATACGCCGGGCCATGTGGATTTCGCCTATGAGGTCAGCAGGTCGCTCGCCGCGTGCGAGGGGGCGTTGCTTGTGGTCGATGCGGCGCAGGGCGTGGAAGCGCAGACGCTGGCCAACGTCTATCAGTCGATCGAGCATGACCATGAGATCGTGCCGGTGCTCAACAAGATCGACCTGCCCGCCGCCGAGCCGGAAAAGGTGCGTGCAGAGATAGAGGAAGTGATCGGCCTCGATGCATCGCAGGCGGTACTGGCCAGCGCGAAATCGGGCATTGGCATTGACGAGGTGCTGGAAGCCATCGTCGCCCGCATTCCCGCGCCCAAGGGCGACAGGGACGCGCCGCTGGAAGCGATGCTGGTCGATAGCTGGTACGACCCCTATCTGGGCGTCGTCATCCTGGTGCGCGTGATGAACGGTGTCATCAAGAAGGGCCAGAACATCAAGTTCATGATCGGCGGCACCGAGCATTTGATCGACCGCGTCGGTTGCATGCGGCCCAAGATCGAAGCGTTGCCTGAGCTTGGCCCCGGCGAGATCGGCTTCATCACCGCGCAGATCAAGGACATCAGCCAGACCCGCGTCGGCGACACCATCACGACGGTCAAGAATCCCGCAGCCAAGCCGCTGCCGGGCTTCAAGGAAGTGCAGCCCGTGGTTTTCTGCGGCCTGTTCCCCGTCGATGCGAACGACTTTGAAAAGCTGCGCGACAGCATCTCCAAGCTGCGCCTGAACGATGCGAGCTTCTCTTTCGAGATGGAAACCAGTGCGGCGCTGGGCTTCGGCTTTCGCTGCGGTTTCCTGGGCTTGCTCCATCTGGAGATCATCCAGGAGCGGCTGACGCGCGAATATGATCTGGACCTCATCACGACCGCGCCATCGGTTGTCTATGAGATGCACATGAAGGACGGGACCGTGCGCCACCTGCACAACCCCGCCGACATGCCCGATCCCAACCATATCGAGATGATCGAGGAGCCGTGGATCGAGGCGGTGATCTATTGCCCTGACGAATATCTCGGCTCGATCCTGAAACTTTGCCAGGATCGGCGCGGCATCCAGAAGAACCTGACCTATGTCGGCGGCCGCGCACAGGTGACCTATGAACTGCCGCTCAACGAGGTCGTGTTCGACTTCTATGACCGGCTGAAGTCGATTTCACGGGGCTATGCGAGCTTCGACTATCATCAGATCGGCACGCGCGACGGCGACCTCGTCAAGATGAGCATCCTCGTCAACAACGAGCCGGTCGATGCGCTCAGCATGATCGTCCATCGCAGCGCCGCCGAAGCGCGCGGACGGCATATGTGCGAACGGCTGAAGGACCTGATACCCCGCCATCTGTTCAAGATCCCGATCCAGGCGGCGATTGGCGGCAAGGTGATCGCGCGCGAGACGATCGCGGCGATGCGCAAGGATGTGACCGCAAAATGCTATGGCGGCGACATCACCCGCAAGAAGAAGCTGCTGGAGAAGCAGAAGGAAGGCAAGAAGCGGATGCGTGAATATGGCAGTGTCCAGATTCCTCAGGAAGCCTTCATCGCGGCGCTACGCATGGGCGACGAAAGCTGA